A window of Rhododendron vialii isolate Sample 1 chromosome 13a, ASM3025357v1 contains these coding sequences:
- the LOC131313659 gene encoding uncharacterized protein LOC131313659, which produces MPSKIAQIRLVSSHPEVYEPCDDSFALVDALLADQMNLLMHNPKLCMEVGCGSGYVITSLALVLGQGACGAYYIATDINPHAVRVTSETLEAHGVHAELITTDIASGLEERLAGLVDVMVVNPPYVPTPEEEVGRDGIASAWAGGENGRCVIDKILPVADKLLSDRGWLYMVTLTANNPSEICLQMRDKGYASRIVVQRSTEEESLHVIKFWRDSDDILQANEVEAVNKTGPARIFQSLLSQFPGLLFGRNSNSSST; this is translated from the coding sequence ATGCCATCCAAAATTGCACAAATTCGCCTTGTAAGTTCACATCCTGAAGTTTATGAACCATGTGATGACTCATTTGCGTTGGTTGATGCGCTTCTAGCTGATCAGATGAACTTGTTAATGCATAATCCGAAACTGTGCATGGAAGTTGGGTGCGGTAGTGGATATGTTATTACGTCTCTAGCTCTTGTGCTTGGGCAGGGGGCCTGCGGGGCCTATTATATTGCTACCGACATCAATCCTCATGCTGTGAGAGTGACCAGTGAGACACTTGAAGCACATGGGGTTCATGCAGAATTGATAACTACTGACATTGCATCAGGGCTGGAGGAGAGACTGGCAGGATTGGTGGATGTGATGGTTGTGAATCCACCTTATGTGCCAACACCTGAAGAGGAAGTAGGCCGTGATGGGATTGCCTCGGCTTGGGCTGGGGGGGAGAATGGTCGGTGTGTCATTGATAAGATATTACCCGTTGCTGACAAACTTTTGTCCGATAGGGGCTGGTTGTACATGGTTACTCTTACAGCGAACAATCCCTCAGAAATATGCCTTCAAATGAGAGATAAGGGTTATGCTTCCAGAATTGTTGTGCAGAGATCAACAGAAGAGGAGAGTCTCCATGTCATTAAGTTTTGGCGAGATAGTGATGATATATTGCAGGCAAATGAAGTCGAGGCAGTGAACAAAACAGGCCCTGCAAGAATTTTTCAGTCTTTGCTTTCACAGTTTCCTGGGTTATTGTTTGGGAGAAACAGCAACAGTAGTAGTACCTGA
- the LOC131315190 gene encoding plasma membrane-associated cation-binding protein 1, with translation MDYWKTKVLPKVKKVFGKNGTKKAAAAEACKNFDDSKEEYTKEFEEKKSELQPKVVEIYEASSVEIKALVKEPKEVGLKKYSAGVQKFLDELVKIDFPGSKPICEASTKLGPTLVPGPIFFVFEKVSTFIVTEEKLVEPPPAEAETSVAAEEGKEVVVEEEKKEEAVAVVETAAEPEAEAEPGTTTELPPKVEEPVAAEPPKP, from the exons ATGGATTACTGGAAAACAAAGGTTCTCCCAAAGGTGAAGAAAGTATttgggaaaaacggaaccaagAAGGCTGCTGCTGCTGAAGCTTGCAAGAACTTCGATGACTCTAAG GAAGAATACACCAAGGAGTTCGAAGAGAAGAAGAGTGAGCTCCAGCCTAAAGTAGTCGAAATCTATGAGGCCTCTTCAGTTGAGATCAAG GCACTGGTTAAGGAACCAAAGGAAGTGGGTCTAAAGAAGTACTCTGCTGGTGTTCAGAAGTTCCTCGATGAGCTCGTTAAAATTG ATTTTCCAGGATCGAAGCCAATTTGTGAAGCATCTACAAAGCTAGGGCCAACTTTGGTTCCAGGaccaattttctttgtatttgaGAAGGTCTCAACATTCATAGTCACGGAAGAGAAACTGGTGGAGCCTCCCCCAGCCGAGGCCGAAACATCTGTTGCAGCCGAAGAAGGTAAAGAGGTAGTGGttgaagaggaaaagaaagaagaagcggTGGCTGTGGTTGAGACTGCTGCTGAACCTGAGGCAGAAGCCGAGCCAGGTACCACCACGGAGCTGCCACCGAAGGTGGAAGAACCTGTAGCAGCAGAGCCACCAAAGCCTTGA
- the LOC131314196 gene encoding uncharacterized protein LOC131314196 codes for MAKKGHKKTYTQDLKTSYEIRPRTLTMEETGVITRSKTQPDMPATSIVSQASQYPSQTRGKKRQRPKQKKVAKKRQRLTQQSESEPDSPIQTQKQTRRKKQQSPKQKKKATKQESKSKSKPDSPTQIQKQCTFRSNVIRTVGLLSKLNLNNAHLELLKQTPF; via the exons ATGGCAAAGAAAG GGCACAAGAAGACTTACACACAAGATTTGAAAACTTCTTACGAGATCAGACCAAGAACACTAACAATGGAGGAGACAGGAGTCATTACAAGATCCAAAACTCAACCTGACATGCCAGCAACCTCGATAGTTAGCCAAGCATCACAGTACCCTTCGCAAACTCGGGGAAAGAAACGACAAAgaccaaaacagaaaaaggtCGCCAAGAAACGCCAAAGGCTTACCCAACAATCTGAATCTGAACCAGACTCCCCAATCCAGACCCAAAAGCAAACCCGACGAAAGAAACAACAGAgcccaaaacagaaaaagaaggcCACGAAACaagaatcaaaatcaaaatcaaaaccagaCTCCCCAACCCAGATCCAAAAGCAATGCACATTTAGGTCCAATGTAATAAGAACAGTGGGGCTATTGTCAAAACTGAACTTGAACAATGCCCACTTAGAGCTCTTGAAACAAACACCGTTTTGA